A single Cryomorphaceae bacterium DNA region contains:
- the glgB gene encoding 1,4-alpha-glucan branching protein GlgB — MEAQVQSFSLFTEGDVQSFRDGTHFALHRLFGSTPMEIEGVQGTYFAVWAPSAKSVHVIGDFNGWNHTLHLLNVRWDSSGIWEGFIPGVSPGHAYKYLIMSNTGEVLEKGDPFARRWEVPPRTASIVHGAPYEWKDSNWIAQRENKNALASPMSVYEVHLGSWRRKDDGYSLSYLELIDELVPYVVDMGYTHVEFMPVMEHPFFGSWGYQITGYFAPTARFGTPEDFKSLVDAFHAAGIGVILDWVPSHYPGDAHGLYRFDGTHLYEHADPRKGFHPDWNSYIFNYGRNEVLAFLVSNARFWMEEYHADGLRVDAVASMLYLDYSRNDGEWIPNEHGGRENLEAIQFMKTMNEVVYRDFPGTQVIAEESTSFPGVTQPTYLGGLGFGKKWMMGWMNDTLEYFKKDPLYRQYHHNEVSFSLTYMFTENFMLPLSHDEVVHGKGALLERMPGDEWQRFAHLRLLFGYMMGHPGSKLSFMGNELAQPAEWKHDEQLRWDLLEYEPHRGQQNLIRALNELYTSQPALYELAYAQKGFEWVDYSDHQNGTLIWLRKGLNSDDDLLIAANFTPVAREAFRIGCPTGGEWNEILNTDEHRFYGSGFTNGAALEAQDQGWHGRPFSLEVNLPPLGVSYLKRSKA; from the coding sequence ATGGAAGCTCAAGTACAGTCGTTTTCGCTCTTCACGGAGGGTGATGTACAGTCTTTTCGCGACGGAACCCATTTCGCCCTTCATCGTCTATTTGGCAGCACCCCTATGGAAATTGAAGGCGTGCAGGGCACCTATTTCGCGGTCTGGGCACCCAGCGCTAAAAGCGTACATGTGATTGGAGATTTCAACGGGTGGAACCACACCCTCCATTTGCTCAATGTTCGTTGGGACAGTTCCGGTATTTGGGAAGGGTTTATTCCCGGAGTTTCCCCAGGACACGCGTACAAGTATTTGATTATGTCGAATACCGGAGAAGTTCTGGAGAAAGGCGATCCCTTTGCTCGCCGATGGGAAGTTCCTCCGCGCACCGCGAGTATTGTGCATGGAGCTCCCTACGAGTGGAAGGATTCTAATTGGATTGCCCAGCGGGAAAACAAAAACGCCTTAGCCTCACCGATGTCTGTCTACGAAGTGCATTTAGGCTCCTGGCGACGCAAAGACGACGGCTACTCCTTAAGCTACCTCGAACTCATCGACGAACTGGTTCCCTACGTCGTGGACATGGGCTATACCCACGTGGAATTCATGCCCGTGATGGAACACCCGTTCTTTGGTTCATGGGGCTACCAAATAACCGGATATTTTGCGCCTACGGCGCGATTCGGAACACCAGAGGATTTCAAATCTTTGGTCGACGCTTTTCACGCCGCAGGTATTGGCGTCATCTTGGACTGGGTGCCTTCGCACTACCCCGGAGATGCCCACGGTCTTTACCGCTTTGACGGTACCCATTTGTACGAGCACGCCGATCCCAGAAAGGGCTTTCACCCCGACTGGAACTCCTACATCTTCAACTACGGGCGGAATGAAGTACTGGCCTTTTTGGTCAGCAATGCCCGGTTCTGGATGGAGGAATACCACGCGGACGGATTGCGGGTCGATGCCGTTGCCTCTATGCTCTATCTGGACTATTCACGAAATGACGGAGAGTGGATTCCGAATGAACACGGGGGTCGGGAGAACCTTGAGGCCATCCAGTTCATGAAGACTATGAACGAGGTCGTTTACCGCGATTTTCCGGGAACTCAGGTCATCGCTGAAGAAAGCACCAGTTTTCCAGGGGTCACTCAACCCACCTACCTCGGAGGTCTGGGCTTTGGGAAGAAATGGATGATGGGGTGGATGAACGATACCCTAGAGTACTTTAAAAAAGACCCCCTCTATCGCCAGTACCACCACAATGAAGTCAGCTTCTCTTTGACCTACATGTTCACAGAGAACTTCATGCTACCGCTATCCCATGATGAGGTAGTTCACGGAAAAGGCGCTTTGCTCGAACGAATGCCGGGAGATGAATGGCAGCGCTTTGCGCACCTACGCCTGCTTTTCGGCTACATGATGGGCCATCCAGGAAGCAAGTTGTCCTTTATGGGGAATGAGCTCGCTCAACCCGCTGAGTGGAAACACGACGAGCAACTGCGGTGGGATCTTCTGGAATACGAGCCACACCGGGGACAACAGAACCTGATTCGAGCGTTGAATGAACTGTACACTTCCCAACCGGCCTTGTACGAATTGGCGTACGCGCAAAAGGGCTTTGAGTGGGTCGATTACAGCGATCACCAGAACGGAACCTTGATCTGGCTGCGCAAAGGACTCAACTCCGATGATGACTTATTAATTGCCGCCAATTTCACACCAGTGGCCCGCGAAGCCTTTAGAATTGGTTGTCCAACCGGCGGTGAATGGAACGAAATTTTAAACACGGACGAACACCGCTTCTACGGAAGTGGATTCACCAACGGGGCTGCGCTCGAAGCGCAAGATCAAGGTTGGCACGGACGTCCGTTTTCCCTTGAAGTAAACTTGCCTCCTCTAGGCGTTTCATACCTCAAGAGAAGCAAAGCATAG
- a CDS encoding DUF3536 domain-containing protein, whose product MSNIPYVCIHGHFYQPPRENAWLDEIEIQESAAPYHDWNERIMRECYGPNSTSRILNDQGKIVDIVNNYARMSFNFGPTLLSWLEQHAPQAYKAIIDADKMSMELFGGHGSAMAQVYNHIIMPLASRRDKETQVFWGMYDFKQRFGREAEGIWLAETAVDTETLEVLVDFGIKFTVLSPYQAKRFRKIGDSQWHDGIDSRRPYRVNLPSGRHIDLFFYDGDRSKGVAFEGYLNDGGFFAESLLSGYDPNHTETQLINIATDGESYGHHHPNGDMALAYCMRFLEESGRAKLTNYSQFLELFPPEYEAEIHEDSSWSCAHGIERWRSNCGCHTGGPGHWNQEWRVGLRDSLNWLNEEFSSIFEEEMGQYVDDPWKVRNKYIEVIYDRSLESHERFVEEHAHRELSMEELTRFNRLLEMQKHSMYMFTSCGWFFNDISGIETVQILQYAARGIQLAESVQSKKLTAGFVKRLKKSVSNLPERGTGEDIYRNDVEPKALTLTQVGMHYAVDSLFEDSATDLTVLNYDCTSDWFLRRKMGTYIFAAGFTRVRSRVTLSEKKFSFAILYLGNHHLVGSTATKLSSEEFDSIVEVAAAAFDEGNLSDCIDVIKKYFKEKSFSYFDLFKDQQLRLLQRVIKEHEEKAMASFEKIYDSSYSLLNLMRNGKLNIPKILQRNLETVFEYKLEEVFTNVDKPLNFTKLARYADAIEEWNASTYLDYDRLNYLATNRLVVRINKTNEDTDWELWLKGTALFLELMERIGIEPQINRLQEFVFKFVVANHLKPAVKKSATELAELIQLDISSNAVTTQKEGWA is encoded by the coding sequence ATGTCGAATATACCTTATGTCTGTATTCACGGACACTTTTACCAACCGCCGCGAGAAAACGCTTGGTTGGACGAGATTGAAATACAAGAATCCGCGGCTCCATACCATGATTGGAATGAGCGCATCATGCGCGAGTGCTACGGGCCCAACAGTACTAGTCGCATCTTAAATGACCAGGGGAAGATTGTCGACATTGTCAACAACTACGCCCGCATGAGTTTCAACTTCGGCCCGACCCTACTGTCGTGGTTGGAGCAACATGCTCCTCAGGCCTACAAGGCCATTATTGACGCGGACAAAATGAGCATGGAGCTCTTTGGAGGGCACGGCTCGGCCATGGCACAGGTTTACAATCACATCATTATGCCACTGGCCTCGCGTCGCGACAAGGAAACCCAGGTGTTCTGGGGGATGTACGATTTTAAACAGCGGTTCGGACGAGAAGCTGAGGGAATCTGGTTAGCCGAAACGGCTGTAGATACCGAAACCCTTGAAGTCTTGGTAGATTTTGGCATTAAATTCACCGTTCTTTCCCCTTATCAGGCCAAGCGCTTCAGAAAAATCGGGGACTCCCAATGGCATGACGGGATTGACTCTAGAAGACCCTATCGAGTGAACCTTCCCTCGGGCCGTCACATTGATTTGTTCTTTTACGACGGAGACCGAAGCAAGGGCGTTGCCTTTGAAGGCTATTTGAATGACGGCGGCTTCTTTGCTGAAAGCTTGCTATCTGGCTACGATCCAAATCACACGGAGACGCAGCTAATCAATATAGCCACAGATGGAGAAAGCTATGGCCACCATCACCCCAACGGAGATATGGCCCTCGCGTACTGTATGCGCTTTCTCGAGGAATCTGGAAGGGCTAAGTTGACCAATTACAGTCAATTTCTAGAGCTGTTCCCACCGGAATACGAGGCCGAGATTCACGAGGATTCGAGTTGGAGTTGTGCCCATGGAATTGAACGTTGGAGAAGTAATTGCGGATGCCACACAGGTGGTCCTGGTCATTGGAACCAAGAATGGCGCGTAGGTCTGCGCGATTCCCTGAACTGGCTTAATGAAGAATTCTCCTCCATATTCGAGGAGGAAATGGGCCAGTATGTTGACGACCCGTGGAAAGTGCGCAATAAGTACATAGAAGTCATCTACGATCGCTCTCTTGAGAGCCACGAGCGATTCGTTGAAGAGCATGCTCATCGAGAGCTCAGCATGGAAGAGTTAACCCGGTTCAACCGGCTACTCGAAATGCAGAAGCACAGCATGTACATGTTTACCAGTTGTGGGTGGTTTTTCAACGACATATCCGGAATTGAAACGGTTCAGATTCTTCAGTATGCCGCTCGCGGAATCCAACTGGCGGAGAGTGTTCAGTCTAAAAAGCTCACCGCGGGCTTTGTGAAAAGACTCAAGAAATCGGTGAGCAACCTGCCTGAACGGGGCACTGGAGAGGACATTTATCGGAACGACGTAGAACCCAAGGCGCTTACCCTTACGCAAGTTGGAATGCACTATGCTGTGGACAGCCTTTTCGAAGATAGCGCCACAGATCTCACGGTTCTCAACTACGACTGTACAAGCGATTGGTTCCTTAGGCGGAAAATGGGCACCTATATTTTCGCCGCGGGATTTACGCGAGTTCGGTCACGCGTTACTTTGAGCGAGAAGAAGTTCAGTTTTGCGATTCTATATCTTGGGAATCACCACTTGGTTGGAAGTACGGCAACGAAGTTGAGCTCGGAGGAGTTCGACTCCATTGTTGAAGTCGCCGCTGCTGCATTTGACGAAGGAAACTTATCGGATTGTATCGACGTCATCAAGAAGTACTTCAAAGAGAAGAGCTTCTCTTATTTTGACTTGTTTAAGGACCAACAGCTTCGCTTGCTGCAGCGCGTGATCAAGGAGCATGAAGAAAAGGCCATGGCCTCTTTTGAGAAGATCTATGATTCGAGCTATAGCCTGCTCAACCTCATGCGCAATGGGAAACTCAATATTCCCAAGATCCTGCAAAGGAATTTGGAGACGGTCTTCGAGTACAAATTGGAAGAAGTCTTTACGAACGTTGATAAACCGCTAAATTTTACCAAACTGGCTCGTTATGCCGATGCCATAGAGGAGTGGAATGCGTCTACATACTTGGACTACGATCGATTGAACTACTTGGCGACCAACCGTTTGGTGGTGCGAATCAATAAGACCAATGAGGATACCGACTGGGAGCTCTGGCTCAAGGGAACTGCGCTCTTCTTAGAGCTCATGGAGCGCATCGGAATTGAACCTCAAATCAATCGACTTCAGGAATTTGTGTTCAAGTTTGTCGTGGCCAATCACTTGAAACCCGCAGTTAAAAAATCCGCAACCGAACTGGCCGAGCTCATTCAGCTCGACATCAGTTCGAATGCGGTCACTACACAAAAAGAAGGTTGGGCCTAA
- a CDS encoding isoamylase early set domain-containing protein — protein sequence MSLKKQFLKTKPVCKVTFSLPSEAAPAADKVSIAGEFNNWDPSKTPMKKLKNGTFKTVVDLETGRDYAFRYVIDGETWENDWEADAYRPNQLTFEENSIVSLS from the coding sequence ATGAGCCTTAAAAAGCAATTCCTAAAAACAAAACCAGTCTGCAAGGTTACCTTCTCCTTGCCGTCTGAAGCTGCTCCGGCGGCCGATAAGGTCTCCATTGCAGGTGAATTCAACAATTGGGATCCGTCAAAGACCCCAATGAAAAAATTAAAGAACGGCACGTTTAAGACGGTCGTTGACTTGGAAACAGGTCGCGACTACGCCTTTCGCTATGTGATTGATGGAGAAACTTGGGAGAATGATTGGGAAGCGGATGCGTATCGTCCAAACCAGCTCACCTTTGAAGAGAACTCCATCGTTTCACTTTCATAA